A single region of the Streptomyces sp. NBC_00425 genome encodes:
- a CDS encoding isocitrate lyase/PEP mutase family protein, whose amino-acid sequence MSKADDFRRLHHNRLPDDPLVLPGPWDAASAQVFAEAGFPALATPSAGVAASLGYADGKTPADEMFAAVARIVRAVDVPVSADVEDGYGLAPRELVERLLETGAVGCNLEDSAGGVLKDPREHAEWLARVRAEAGGLLFVNARVDVFAYDDDVGDPERAVERAVERAALYVAAGADCVYPIGAPARLLPLLRSGVRGPINVGGRVDGEGPSPAGLGELGATRVTFGPGLQRRAAAALREISAGLV is encoded by the coding sequence GTGAGCAAGGCGGACGACTTCCGCCGGCTGCACCACAACCGGCTGCCGGACGACCCACTCGTGCTGCCCGGACCGTGGGACGCGGCCAGCGCCCAGGTCTTCGCCGAGGCGGGCTTTCCGGCGCTCGCGACGCCCAGCGCGGGTGTGGCCGCCTCCCTCGGGTACGCCGACGGGAAGACCCCTGCGGACGAGATGTTCGCCGCGGTCGCCCGGATCGTGCGGGCGGTGGACGTGCCGGTGTCCGCGGACGTCGAGGACGGGTACGGGCTGGCGCCGAGGGAACTGGTGGAGCGGCTGCTGGAGACGGGCGCCGTCGGCTGCAACCTGGAGGACTCCGCCGGCGGGGTCCTGAAGGACCCGCGGGAGCACGCCGAGTGGCTGGCGCGGGTGCGGGCGGAGGCGGGCGGCCTGCTCTTCGTGAACGCGCGTGTGGACGTCTTCGCCTACGACGACGACGTCGGCGACCCCGAACGGGCCGTCGAGCGGGCGGTCGAGCGGGCCGCGCTGTACGTGGCGGCGGGCGCCGACTGCGTCTACCCGATCGGTGCGCCCGCCCGCCTGCTGCCGTTGCTGCGGTCGGGGGTCCGGGGCCCGATCAACGTGGGCGGCCGGGTGGACGGCGAGGGCCCCTCGCCCGCCGGGCTCGGCGAACTCGGGGCCACGCGCGTCACGTTCGGGCCGGGTCTCCAGCGGCGGGCGGCGGCCGCCCTGCGGGAGATCAGCGCCGGCCTGGTGTAG
- a CDS encoding ABC transporter substrate-binding protein gives MRIRTTATVAGASALLLLTGCGAADMTKQASPFANAQGAKSLTLSVQSWVGAQANVAVAQYLLEHELGYRVDTVQVDEVPAWDALSQGRVDAILEDWGHPEQEQRYVKDKKTITPGGDLGVTGHIGWFVPTYFAEQHPDVTNWKNLNKYAAQFATAESGGKGQLMDGSPSYVTNDKALVNNLDLDFQVVFAGSEAAQITQMRQFAKEKKPFLTYWYAPQWLFKKVPMTEVKLPPYKEGCDADPEKVACGYPHTPLQKYLNAGFAKDGGKAAAFLKKFTWTTEDQNEVSLAIADQKMTPEEAAKQWVDGHASKWKAWLS, from the coding sequence ATGCGCATCCGAACCACCGCGACCGTGGCCGGCGCGTCCGCGCTGCTCCTGCTGACCGGCTGCGGCGCCGCCGACATGACGAAGCAGGCCTCGCCGTTCGCCAATGCGCAGGGCGCCAAGAGCCTCACCCTGTCCGTGCAGTCCTGGGTGGGCGCCCAGGCCAACGTGGCCGTCGCCCAGTACCTCCTGGAACACGAGCTGGGCTACCGCGTCGACACCGTGCAGGTCGACGAGGTGCCCGCCTGGGACGCGCTCAGCCAGGGCCGGGTCGACGCGATCCTGGAGGACTGGGGCCACCCCGAGCAGGAACAGCGCTACGTCAAGGACAAGAAGACGATCACGCCCGGCGGCGACCTCGGCGTGACCGGGCACATCGGCTGGTTCGTGCCGACGTACTTCGCCGAGCAGCACCCGGACGTCACGAACTGGAAGAACCTCAACAAGTACGCGGCACAGTTCGCCACCGCGGAGAGCGGCGGCAAGGGCCAGCTCATGGACGGCTCGCCCTCCTACGTCACCAACGACAAGGCGCTGGTGAACAACCTGGACCTGGACTTCCAGGTCGTGTTCGCCGGTTCGGAGGCCGCCCAGATCACCCAGATGCGGCAGTTCGCCAAGGAGAAGAAGCCCTTCCTCACCTACTGGTACGCGCCGCAGTGGCTCTTCAAGAAGGTCCCGATGACCGAGGTGAAGCTGCCCCCCTACAAGGAGGGCTGCGACGCAGACCCCGAGAAGGTCGCCTGCGGCTACCCGCACACCCCGCTGCAGAAGTACCTCAACGCCGGCTTCGCGAAGGACGGCGGGAAGGCGGCCGCCTTCCTGAAGAAGTTCACGTGGACGACCGAGGACCAGAACGAGGTGTCCCTGGCCATCGCCGACCAGAAGATGACCCCGGAGGAGGCGGCGAAGCAGTGGGTGGACGGCCACGCCTCGAAGTGGAAGGCATGGCTGTCCTGA
- a CDS encoding ABC transporter permease, with translation MATVTAPAPRVSLPGVLKHRSVAKLALLALAAAVLVPLANAQWASGSWPAALTVDLTQPLGKASDWIIDNRDSHPLFLYGFGYVSNAVVLCVRAVYLVLLAAGWAGVTSAAALIAWRVAGVRLAVGTAVAFLACGLLGMWIPTMQTLALMVVAVLVSVAVGAVLGLAAGLSDRMDRILRPVLDTMQVLPAFAYLLPVVLIFGIGVPAAVLATVVYAAPPMARLTSLGLRGADKEVLEAVESLGATARQRLLTARIPLARKELLLGLNQTIMMALSMAVIASVIGAGGLGDRVYQALASVDVGAALAAGIPIVLLAVVLDRVTGAAGDGDGDPGAGTRRGGLSRRAGWAAVLAATVVVAVAVRLAGRLDWPDAWTLNIAEPVNRAVDWMTDHLYSGVPVIGGTADWAGHFTTWVLDPLRDGLQGLPWWSVLLIVAALAWVIGTWRTALTAVLAMAAIGVLGVWKPSLDTLSQVLAAVAVTLVLGFATGIAAARSDRFERLLRPVLDVFQTMPQFVYLIPVVALFGVGRAPAVAAAVVYALPAVVRITAQGLRQVDPAALESARSLGASSGQQIRQVQLPLARPALLLALNQGVVLVLAVVIIGGLVGGGALGYDVVFGLAQGDLATGLVAGAAIVCLGLMLDRVTQPTERRTKKGA, from the coding sequence ATGGCTACGGTCACCGCACCCGCCCCCCGTGTCTCCCTGCCCGGGGTCCTCAAACACCGCTCGGTCGCCAAGCTCGCGCTGCTCGCGCTCGCCGCGGCGGTCCTCGTGCCGCTCGCCAACGCGCAGTGGGCCAGCGGCAGCTGGCCCGCCGCCCTCACCGTCGACCTCACCCAGCCGCTCGGCAAGGCCAGCGACTGGATCATCGACAACCGTGACAGCCACCCGCTGTTCCTCTACGGCTTCGGGTACGTCAGCAACGCGGTCGTGCTCTGCGTGCGGGCCGTCTACCTGGTGCTGCTCGCGGCCGGCTGGGCGGGCGTCACCTCCGCCGCCGCGCTGATCGCCTGGCGGGTCGCCGGCGTACGACTGGCCGTCGGCACCGCCGTCGCGTTCCTGGCCTGCGGACTGCTCGGCATGTGGATCCCGACCATGCAGACGCTCGCGCTGATGGTCGTCGCGGTCCTCGTGTCGGTCGCCGTCGGCGCCGTGCTCGGCCTCGCCGCCGGGCTCTCGGACCGGATGGACCGCATCCTGCGCCCCGTCCTGGACACCATGCAGGTGCTGCCCGCGTTCGCCTACCTGCTCCCGGTCGTCCTGATCTTCGGCATCGGCGTCCCCGCGGCCGTCCTCGCCACCGTCGTCTACGCCGCCCCGCCGATGGCCCGGCTCACCTCGCTCGGCCTGCGCGGCGCCGACAAGGAGGTGCTGGAGGCCGTCGAGTCGCTCGGCGCCACCGCCCGCCAGCGCCTGCTCACCGCGCGCATCCCGCTGGCCCGCAAGGAGCTCCTGCTCGGCCTCAACCAGACGATCATGATGGCGCTGTCCATGGCTGTCATCGCCTCGGTGATCGGCGCGGGCGGCCTCGGCGACCGCGTCTACCAGGCGCTCGCCTCGGTCGACGTCGGCGCGGCCCTCGCCGCCGGCATCCCGATCGTCCTCCTCGCCGTCGTCCTGGACCGGGTCACCGGTGCGGCCGGCGACGGAGACGGCGACCCCGGCGCCGGAACCCGGCGCGGCGGCCTCTCGCGCCGCGCGGGATGGGCGGCCGTGCTCGCCGCGACCGTCGTCGTGGCGGTCGCGGTACGGCTCGCGGGCCGCCTCGACTGGCCCGACGCCTGGACGCTGAACATCGCCGAGCCCGTCAACCGGGCCGTCGACTGGATGACCGACCACCTCTACTCCGGCGTGCCCGTGATCGGCGGCACCGCCGACTGGGCCGGCCACTTCACCACCTGGGTCCTCGACCCGCTGCGCGACGGCCTCCAGGGCCTGCCCTGGTGGTCGGTGCTGCTGATCGTCGCCGCGCTCGCCTGGGTGATCGGCACCTGGCGCACCGCGCTCACCGCCGTCCTCGCGATGGCCGCGATCGGCGTCCTCGGCGTGTGGAAGCCGTCCCTCGACACGCTGTCGCAGGTCCTCGCCGCGGTCGCCGTCACCCTCGTGCTGGGCTTCGCGACCGGTATCGCCGCCGCCCGCAGCGACCGCTTCGAACGGCTCCTGCGGCCCGTCCTCGACGTCTTCCAGACGATGCCGCAGTTCGTGTACCTGATCCCGGTCGTCGCGCTGTTCGGCGTCGGCCGCGCGCCCGCCGTGGCCGCCGCGGTCGTGTACGCGCTGCCCGCCGTCGTCCGCATCACCGCCCAGGGACTGCGCCAGGTCGACCCGGCCGCCCTGGAGTCGGCCCGCTCGCTCGGCGCGAGCAGCGGCCAGCAGATCCGCCAGGTGCAGCTTCCGCTCGCCCGTCCAGCGCTGCTGCTCGCCCTCAACCAGGGCGTGGTGCTGGTCCTCGCCGTCGTCATCATCGGCGGTCTGGTCGGCGGCGGCGCGCTCGGCTACGACGTCGTCTTCGGCCTCGCCCAGGGCGACCTCGCCACCGGTCTGGTGGCCGGCGCGGCCATCGTCTGCCTCGGCCTGATGCTCGACCGGGTGACCCAGCCGACGGAACGCCGTACGAAGAAGGGGGCGTGA
- a CDS encoding quaternary amine ABC transporter ATP-binding protein — protein sequence MSTDTSTDTTAHTTIEERPPVFSVDGLWKVFGPKAETVPGDPELTSLPPAELRSRTGCTAAVRDVSFDVRKGEVFVVMGLSGSGKSTLVRCLTRLIEPTAGSIAIEGEDVRAMDKNRLRELRRHRAAMVFQHFGLLPHRTVVDNVAYGLEIQGVGRSERRARARQVVEKVGLEGMEHRRPSELSGGQRQRVGLARALAVDPEVLLFDEPFSALDPLIRRDMQEEVVRLHQEEGRTMVFITHDLSEALKLGDRIALMRDGRVVQLGTPEEIVGSPADDYVREFVRDVPREQVMTVRRAMRTGECGGPGHPGAIAADAVVAEAIQVVSRSHKPACVVEDGRCLGVVDHERLLDVVAGTELRKEAV from the coding sequence ATGAGTACCGACACCAGTACCGACACGACCGCCCACACGACCATCGAGGAGCGCCCGCCGGTCTTCTCGGTGGACGGCCTGTGGAAGGTGTTCGGCCCCAAGGCCGAGACCGTCCCCGGCGACCCCGAACTGACCTCCCTGCCCCCCGCCGAGCTCCGCTCCCGCACCGGCTGCACCGCCGCCGTCCGGGACGTCTCCTTCGACGTGCGCAAGGGCGAGGTCTTCGTCGTCATGGGCCTGTCCGGCTCCGGCAAGTCCACCCTCGTGCGCTGTCTGACCCGGCTGATCGAGCCGACCGCCGGCAGCATCGCCATCGAGGGCGAGGACGTCCGCGCCATGGACAAGAACCGGCTGCGCGAACTGCGCCGGCACCGGGCCGCGATGGTCTTCCAGCACTTCGGCCTGCTCCCGCACCGCACCGTCGTCGACAACGTGGCCTACGGCCTGGAGATCCAGGGCGTCGGCAGGTCCGAGCGCCGCGCCCGGGCCCGGCAGGTCGTCGAGAAGGTCGGCCTGGAGGGCATGGAGCACCGCAGGCCCAGCGAGCTGTCCGGCGGTCAGCGCCAGCGCGTCGGGCTGGCCCGCGCGCTCGCCGTGGACCCCGAGGTCCTGCTCTTCGACGAGCCGTTCAGCGCCCTCGACCCGCTGATCCGGCGCGACATGCAGGAGGAGGTCGTCCGGCTGCACCAGGAGGAGGGCCGCACGATGGTCTTCATCACCCATGACCTCAGCGAGGCCCTCAAACTCGGCGACCGCATCGCCCTGATGCGCGACGGCCGGGTGGTGCAGCTCGGCACCCCGGAGGAGATCGTCGGCTCGCCCGCCGACGACTACGTCCGCGAGTTCGTCCGCGACGTCCCGCGCGAGCAGGTCATGACGGTCCGCAGGGCCATGCGCACCGGCGAGTGCGGCGGCCCCGGCCACCCGGGCGCGATCGCCGCCGACGCGGTGGTCGCCGAGGCGATCCAGGTCGTGTCGCGCAGCCACAAGCCCGCGTGTGTCGTGGAGGACGGCCGGTGTCTGGGGGTCGTCGATCACGAACGGCTCCTGGACGTCGTGGCCGGAACGGAGCTCCGCAAGGAGGCGGTCTGA
- a CDS encoding GMC family oxidoreductase — MPQTSPVYDYVIVGGGTAGSVIASRLTENPDTTVAVIEGGPSDVGRDDVLTLRRWTGLLGGELDYDYPTTEQPRGNSHIRHSRARVLGGCSSHNTLIAFKPLPSDFDEWEAAGAEGWGAVPMEAYYARLLNNIVPVDEKDRNPIARDFVDAARQATGVPRVEGFNSKPFDDGVGFFDLAYHPETNKRSSASVAYLHPVMDERPNLTIFLETWAHRLELDGARARGVHARTEDGEEILVRARREVVLCAGAIDSPRLLLHSGIGPKADLDALGIPVVHDLPGVGENLLDHPESVIVWETHGPLPENSAMDSDAGLFVRRDPEHPGPDLMFHFYQVPFTDNPERLGYERPAHGVSMTPNIPKPKSRGRLSLQSADPAVKPALDFRYFTDEDDYDGRTLVDGIRIAREIAKTEPLAGWLKREVAPGPHITGDEELSEYARKVAHTVYHPAGTCKMGAADDELAVVDPQLRIRGLEGIRIADASVFPTMTAVNPMIGVLMVGERAVDLIGGDA; from the coding sequence ATGCCACAGACCTCACCTGTCTATGACTACGTGATAGTCGGAGGCGGAACCGCCGGTTCCGTCATCGCCTCCCGACTGACCGAGAACCCCGACACCACCGTCGCCGTCATCGAGGGCGGCCCCAGCGACGTCGGCCGCGACGACGTCCTCACCCTGCGCCGCTGGACGGGTCTGCTCGGCGGCGAGCTCGACTACGACTACCCGACCACCGAGCAGCCGCGCGGCAACTCCCACATCCGGCACAGCCGGGCCCGCGTCCTCGGCGGCTGCTCCTCCCACAACACGCTCATCGCGTTCAAGCCGCTGCCGTCCGACTTCGACGAGTGGGAGGCGGCCGGCGCCGAGGGCTGGGGCGCGGTCCCGATGGAGGCGTACTACGCCCGCCTGCTGAACAACATCGTCCCGGTCGACGAGAAGGACCGGAACCCCATCGCCCGCGACTTCGTCGACGCCGCGCGGCAGGCGACCGGAGTGCCCCGCGTCGAAGGCTTCAACAGCAAGCCCTTCGACGACGGCGTCGGCTTCTTCGACCTCGCCTACCACCCCGAGACCAACAAGCGGTCGTCCGCCTCCGTCGCCTACCTCCACCCGGTGATGGACGAACGGCCCAACCTGACGATATTCCTGGAGACCTGGGCGCACCGGCTGGAGCTGGACGGCGCCCGCGCGCGGGGCGTGCACGCACGCACCGAGGACGGCGAGGAGATCCTCGTCCGCGCCCGGCGCGAGGTCGTGCTCTGCGCCGGCGCGATCGACTCGCCCCGGCTGCTGCTGCACTCCGGCATCGGCCCCAAGGCCGACCTGGACGCGCTCGGCATCCCCGTCGTCCACGACCTGCCCGGAGTCGGCGAGAACCTGCTCGACCACCCCGAGTCGGTCATCGTCTGGGAGACCCACGGGCCGCTCCCCGAGAACTCCGCGATGGACTCCGACGCCGGCCTTTTCGTGCGCCGCGACCCCGAGCACCCGGGCCCCGACCTGATGTTCCACTTCTACCAGGTCCCCTTCACCGACAACCCCGAGCGGCTCGGCTACGAACGTCCCGCGCACGGCGTGTCGATGACCCCCAACATCCCCAAGCCGAAGTCCCGCGGCCGGCTCTCCCTGCAGAGCGCCGACCCGGCCGTCAAGCCCGCCCTGGACTTCCGCTACTTCACCGACGAGGACGACTACGACGGCCGCACCCTCGTCGACGGCATCCGCATCGCCCGCGAGATCGCGAAGACCGAGCCGCTGGCCGGCTGGCTCAAGCGCGAGGTCGCCCCCGGCCCGCACATCACGGGCGACGAGGAGCTGAGCGAGTACGCGCGCAAGGTCGCGCACACCGTCTACCACCCCGCCGGCACCTGCAAGATGGGCGCCGCCGACGACGAACTCGCCGTCGTGGATCCCCAGTTGCGTATCCGTGGACTGGAGGGCATCCGCATCGCGGACGCCTCCGTGTTCCCGACCATGACAGCCGTGAACCCGATGATCGGCGTGCTGATGGTCGGCGAACGGGCCGTGGACCTGATCGGAGGCGATGCCTGA
- a CDS encoding aldehyde dehydrogenase family protein has product MADRTEPLHTPELREHRTIHSGGEWLEAVSGATREIIDPADGRPFAVVAEGDEKDTDLAVAAARAAFDEGAWPRTPAVERAALLYRVADLLVRDREQLGLLESRDAGKTLEEGRVDIDCVADAFRYFASLVAAESSGRVVDAGSADVHSVVVHEPVGVCALITPWNYPLLQASWKIAPALAAGNTFVVKPSEITPLTTVALIRLLAEAGLPAGVANIVTGPGHTVGARLSEHPDVDLVSFTGGLVSGTKVAQAAAPTVKKVALELGGKNPNVVFADACATDEGFDTAVDQALNAAFIHSGQVCSAGSRLIVEESVRDRFVDELARRAGKIRLGRGTEDGVECGPLVSEQQRAKTEEYVASALAEGAVLRSGGRRPEPSPQRPESGYFYEPTVLDRCHREMRVVREEVFGPVLTVETFRTEDEAVALANDTEYGLAGGVWTSDAGRARRVAGRLRHGTVWINDFHPYLPQAEWGGFGKSGVGRELGPAGLAEYREAKHVYQNLAPGPVRWFAG; this is encoded by the coding sequence ATGGCCGACAGGACCGAACCGCTGCACACGCCGGAGCTGCGAGAGCACCGGACGATTCACTCGGGCGGAGAGTGGCTGGAAGCAGTCTCCGGAGCCACCCGCGAGATCATCGACCCCGCGGACGGCCGCCCCTTCGCCGTGGTCGCCGAAGGCGACGAGAAGGACACCGACCTGGCGGTCGCGGCCGCCCGTGCCGCCTTCGACGAGGGCGCGTGGCCGCGCACCCCCGCCGTCGAGCGCGCCGCCCTGCTGTACCGCGTCGCCGACCTTCTCGTCCGGGACCGCGAACAGCTCGGCCTGCTGGAGAGCCGTGACGCGGGCAAGACGCTCGAAGAGGGCCGCGTCGACATCGACTGCGTCGCCGACGCCTTCCGCTACTTCGCCTCTCTGGTGGCCGCCGAGTCGTCGGGCCGGGTGGTGGACGCGGGATCGGCCGACGTCCACAGCGTCGTCGTCCACGAGCCGGTCGGCGTGTGTGCACTGATCACGCCCTGGAACTACCCGCTGCTCCAGGCGAGTTGGAAGATCGCCCCGGCGCTGGCGGCCGGCAACACGTTCGTCGTCAAGCCGAGCGAGATCACGCCGCTGACCACGGTCGCGCTGATCCGCCTGCTCGCCGAGGCGGGGCTCCCGGCCGGCGTCGCGAACATCGTCACCGGCCCCGGGCACACGGTCGGCGCCCGGCTCTCCGAACACCCCGACGTCGACCTGGTGTCGTTCACCGGCGGCCTGGTCAGCGGCACGAAGGTGGCACAGGCGGCCGCCCCGACCGTCAAGAAGGTCGCCCTCGAACTCGGCGGCAAGAACCCCAACGTGGTCTTCGCCGACGCCTGCGCCACCGACGAGGGCTTCGACACCGCCGTCGATCAGGCCCTCAACGCGGCCTTCATCCACAGCGGCCAGGTCTGCTCGGCCGGCTCCCGGCTCATCGTCGAGGAGTCCGTCCGCGACCGCTTCGTCGACGAACTCGCCCGCCGGGCCGGGAAGATCCGGCTCGGGCGCGGCACCGAGGACGGCGTCGAGTGCGGCCCGCTCGTCTCCGAGCAGCAGCGCGCCAAGACCGAGGAGTACGTGGCCTCCGCGCTCGCCGAGGGCGCGGTGCTGCGCTCCGGCGGCAGGAGGCCCGAACCCTCCCCGCAGCGGCCCGAGTCGGGCTACTTCTACGAGCCCACCGTCCTCGACCGCTGTCACCGCGAGATGCGCGTCGTGCGGGAGGAGGTCTTCGGACCGGTCCTCACCGTCGAGACCTTCCGCACCGAGGACGAGGCCGTCGCTCTCGCCAACGACACCGAGTACGGCCTCGCCGGCGGCGTCTGGACCTCCGACGCGGGCCGCGCGCGGCGGGTCGCCGGCCGGCTGCGCCACGGCACCGTCTGGATCAACGACTTCCACCCCTATCTGCCGCAGGCGGAGTGGGGCGGCTTCGGCAAGAGCGGCGTGGGCCGCGAACTCGGCCCGGCCGGACTCGCCGAGTACCGCGAGGCCAAGCACGTCTACCAGAACCTCGCACCGGGGCCCGTCCGCTGGTTCGCGGGCTGA
- a CDS encoding helix-turn-helix domain-containing protein: MPARRVVTGRSQQPRKRFAEELRLLRNGRGESLRELAEHLGWDASTLGKMESGTNLGGPEVVEALDTHYGTPGLLLALWEVAMGDNSQFKEQYRRYMDIEAEASCLWHFGVSTVHGLLQTTAYAREVLTLGGLKGPELEQQVEARTGRRKLLEGEDAPPFRAILSEAVLRTPLRAPQEWREQLEHLLEVCERPSVTLQVLPHRAGLHGLVSTDMMFLRLPDGSTVAYAETAHRGELVEEIRAVELLLRRYDAMRDLALSPAESRKFIMRMLEEVPCEPST; encoded by the coding sequence ATGCCTGCGAGACGAGTGGTCACCGGCCGCAGCCAGCAGCCCCGCAAACGCTTCGCGGAGGAACTGCGACTGCTGCGCAACGGCCGCGGCGAGAGCCTGCGGGAGCTGGCCGAGCACCTGGGCTGGGACGCGTCCACCCTCGGCAAGATGGAGAGCGGGACGAACCTGGGCGGCCCCGAGGTCGTCGAAGCACTGGACACGCACTACGGAACGCCGGGACTGCTGCTGGCCCTGTGGGAAGTCGCGATGGGCGACAACAGCCAGTTCAAGGAGCAGTACCGCAGGTACATGGACATCGAGGCGGAGGCTTCGTGCCTGTGGCACTTCGGCGTGAGCACGGTCCATGGCCTGCTGCAGACGACGGCTTACGCGCGTGAGGTTCTCACCCTGGGCGGACTCAAGGGGCCCGAGCTGGAGCAGCAGGTCGAAGCCCGCACGGGGCGAAGGAAGTTGCTGGAGGGAGAGGACGCGCCGCCGTTCCGAGCCATCCTGTCCGAGGCTGTCCTGCGTACGCCACTACGTGCGCCCCAGGAGTGGCGGGAACAGCTGGAGCACCTGCTGGAGGTCTGTGAGCGACCGAGCGTCACTCTCCAGGTGCTGCCGCACCGCGCCGGTCTTCACGGACTGGTCAGCACCGACATGATGTTCCTCCGACTGCCGGACGGCAGCACCGTGGCGTACGCGGAGACTGCTCACCGGGGTGAACTGGTCGAGGAAATCCGAGCAGTTGAGCTACTTCTCCGGCGTTACGATGCGATGCGTGACCTGGCGCTTTCCCCGGCCGAGTCACGAAAGTTCATCATGCGAATGTTGGAGGAAGTGCCGTGCGAGCCATCGACCTGA
- a CDS encoding DUF397 domain-containing protein: protein MRAIDLSNVTWRKSSYSNPDGGACLEVADHIPAVVPVRDSKDPGRGAVLFGADAWASFVSALKRG, encoded by the coding sequence GTGCGAGCCATCGACCTGAGCAACGTCACCTGGCGCAAGTCCAGCTACAGCAACCCCGACGGCGGGGCGTGCCTCGAAGTCGCCGATCACATCCCGGCCGTCGTCCCGGTCCGGGACAGCAAGGACCCCGGGCGCGGAGCGGTCCTCTTCGGGGCCGACGCCTGGGCGAGCTTCGTCAGCGCCCTCAAGCGGGGCTGA
- a CDS encoding malate dehydrogenase, which translates to MTRTPVNVTVTGAAGQIGYALLFRIASGQLLGADVPVRLRLLEITPALKAAEGTAMELDDCAFPLLQGIDITDDANVAFDGANVALLVGARPRTKGMERGDLLEANGGIFKPQGKAINDHAADDIKVLVVGNPANTNALIAQAAAPDVPAERFTAMTRLDHNRALTQLAKKTGSTVADIKRLTIWGNHSATQYPDIFHATIAGKNAAEVVNDEKWLAEDFIPTVAKRGAAIIEARGASSAASAANAAIDHVHTWVNGTADGDWASMGIPSDGSYGVPEGLISSFPVTVKDGVYEIVQGLDVNEFSRARIDASVQELAEEREAVRALGLI; encoded by the coding sequence ATGACCCGCACTCCCGTGAACGTCACCGTGACCGGCGCGGCCGGCCAGATCGGTTACGCCCTGCTCTTCCGCATCGCCTCCGGCCAGCTGCTCGGCGCGGACGTGCCGGTCAGGCTGCGCCTGCTGGAGATCACCCCGGCGCTCAAGGCCGCCGAGGGCACCGCCATGGAGCTGGACGACTGCGCGTTCCCGCTGCTCCAGGGGATCGACATCACCGACGACGCCAACGTCGCCTTCGACGGCGCCAACGTGGCCCTCCTCGTCGGCGCCCGCCCGCGCACCAAGGGCATGGAGCGCGGTGACCTCCTCGAGGCCAACGGCGGCATCTTCAAGCCGCAGGGCAAGGCCATCAACGACCACGCCGCGGACGACATCAAGGTCCTCGTCGTCGGCAACCCGGCCAACACCAACGCCCTGATCGCCCAGGCCGCCGCGCCGGACGTACCGGCCGAGCGCTTCACCGCGATGACCCGCCTCGACCACAACCGCGCGCTGACCCAGCTCGCGAAGAAGACGGGCTCGACGGTCGCCGACATCAAGCGTCTGACCATCTGGGGCAACCACTCCGCCACCCAGTACCCGGACATCTTCCACGCCACGATCGCCGGCAAGAACGCCGCCGAGGTCGTGAACGACGAGAAGTGGCTGGCCGAGGACTTCATCCCGACCGTCGCCAAGCGCGGCGCGGCCATCATCGAGGCGCGTGGAGCGTCCTCCGCCGCGTCGGCCGCCAACGCCGCCATCGACCACGTCCACACCTGGGTCAACGGCACCGCCGACGGCGACTGGGCCTCCATGGGCATCCCGTCGGACGGCTCCTACGGCGTCCCGGAGGGCCTGATCTCCTCCTTCCCGGTGACCGTGAAGGACGGCGTCTACGAGATCGTCCAGGGCCTGGACGTCAACGAGTTCTCCCGCGCCCGCATCGACGCGTCGGTGCAGGAGCTGGCGGAGGAGCGCGAGGCGGTTCGCGCACTCGGCCTGATCTGA